One Synergistaceae bacterium DNA window includes the following coding sequences:
- a CDS encoding histidine triad nucleotide-binding protein yields the protein MLSDCIFCKIANKEIPTEFVYSDDKVVAFRDLNPQAPVHILVIPREHFDSAVAVKDSSVWNSLLDAATKVAKQFGLDEKGFRMVINTGEQGGQTVPHLHLHLLAGRNLGWPPG from the coding sequence ATTTTGAGTGATTGTATTTTCTGCAAGATCGCAAATAAAGAAATCCCGACAGAGTTCGTCTACAGTGATGATAAAGTCGTCGCATTCCGCGATTTAAATCCGCAGGCACCTGTTCACATTCTCGTGATACCGAGAGAACATTTTGACTCCGCCGTTGCAGTAAAAGATTCTTCCGTATGGAACAGCCTTCTTGATGCTGCAACAAAGGTCGCAAAACAATTCGGCCTCGATGAAAAAGGTTTCAGAATGGTAATCAACACAGGCGAACAGGGCGGACAGACAGTTCCTCATCTTCACCTGCATTTATTGGCAGGACGTAACCTCGGCTGGCCCCCCGGCTAG
- the glmS gene encoding glutamine--fructose-6-phosphate transaminase (isomerizing), with protein sequence MCGILGYTGDRQADSILLSGLAKLEYRGYDSAGIAILDNNNVKIAKNKGRLKVLEEKISGQDMSGTCGIGHTRWATHGEPSDTNAHPLWSDDAAVVAVHNGIVENYREIKNMLANYGYEFYSQTDTEAAVKLIDFYYKQEKSPLKAITQAIKKIEGSYCFVLLFKDFPGEVWGARKDLPLIAGQGKGESFLASDVSAILQDTKQVYYLDNMEIVQLKKGVVRFFDTEGYAKHKELSEVTWDAQAAEKGGFEHFMMKEIHEQARAVKDTFGSVFHSNKIDLGDMGLNDGQIKSISQIYIIACGSAYHAGAVAQYVIEDLAKIPVRVELASEFRYRRMPLDKNALALIISQSGETADTLAAMRLAKENKIKTLAIVNVVGSTIAREADSVFYTMAGPEIAVATTKAYSAQLIACYVLAIQFAKIRGTLDDLSCENLISEIQKLPEKIDEILDEKGRLAEIAERFINARNAFYLGRNIDYAVAMEGSLKMKEISYLHSEACAAGEMKHGPISLIEKNMLVAGIMTQKNLYQKIASNMLEAKSRGAFLLVVSTRGCEALKDEADFIFHIPETDEHLAASLAVIPLQLLGYYVAVARKLDVDKPRNLAKSVTVE encoded by the coding sequence ATGTGCGGTATATTAGGTTACACGGGAGACAGGCAGGCAGACTCGATTCTATTATCAGGACTCGCAAAACTTGAATACAGAGGCTATGACTCGGCAGGAATAGCAATTCTTGACAATAACAACGTGAAAATCGCAAAGAATAAAGGCCGACTCAAAGTCTTAGAAGAAAAAATTTCTGGTCAGGACATGTCAGGCACTTGCGGCATAGGCCACACTCGATGGGCAACTCACGGCGAACCTTCTGACACAAACGCTCACCCTTTATGGAGTGATGATGCAGCAGTTGTCGCTGTTCATAATGGAATAGTCGAGAATTATCGCGAAATTAAAAATATGCTCGCTAATTACGGTTATGAATTTTATTCGCAGACAGATACAGAAGCAGCCGTTAAATTAATCGACTTCTATTATAAGCAGGAAAAGAGCCCCCTAAAAGCTATCACTCAGGCAATCAAGAAAATTGAAGGTTCTTACTGTTTCGTGCTGTTGTTCAAAGATTTTCCCGGCGAGGTCTGGGGAGCGCGTAAAGATTTGCCGTTAATAGCTGGTCAGGGCAAGGGCGAGTCATTCCTGGCCTCCGACGTATCAGCCATTTTGCAGGACACAAAGCAGGTTTATTATCTCGACAATATGGAAATCGTGCAGTTAAAAAAAGGTGTCGTCAGATTCTTTGATACTGAAGGTTACGCAAAACATAAAGAATTAAGCGAGGTTACTTGGGACGCTCAGGCAGCAGAAAAAGGCGGCTTTGAACACTTCATGATGAAGGAAATTCACGAGCAGGCGCGCGCAGTTAAAGACACTTTCGGATCAGTATTTCACTCGAACAAAATTGATTTGGGCGATATGGGACTCAATGACGGGCAAATAAAATCTATCTCACAAATTTATATAATTGCTTGCGGGTCAGCTTATCACGCCGGGGCAGTCGCTCAATACGTAATAGAGGATCTCGCAAAAATTCCCGTCAGAGTCGAATTAGCGTCAGAATTTCGTTATAGAAGAATGCCGCTCGATAAAAACGCACTCGCACTCATAATTTCGCAGTCAGGAGAAACAGCAGACACCCTCGCAGCAATGAGACTCGCAAAGGAAAATAAAATAAAGACTCTTGCAATAGTAAATGTCGTCGGAAGTACTATCGCACGTGAGGCAGACAGCGTTTTTTACACGATGGCCGGCCCTGAAATAGCAGTTGCAACGACAAAGGCATACAGCGCGCAGTTAATTGCGTGTTACGTTCTTGCTATACAGTTTGCAAAGATTCGCGGGACTCTTGATGATTTGAGCTGTGAAAATTTAATCAGTGAGATTCAGAAATTGCCCGAAAAAATTGATGAGATTCTTGACGAGAAAGGAAGACTCGCGGAAATTGCCGAGAGATTCATAAATGCCCGCAACGCCTTTTATCTTGGCCGAAATATTGATTATGCCGTCGCAATGGAAGGAAGCCTCAAGATGAAGGAAATTAGTTATTTGCACTCTGAAGCATGTGCCGCAGGAGAAATGAAGCACGGGCCTATCAGCTTAATCGAGAAAAATATGTTGGTTGCAGGAATTATGACCCAGAAAAATTTATATCAGAAAATAGCAAGCAACATGTTAGAAGCTAAGAGTCGGGGAGCGTTTTTGCTGGTAGTGTCGACTCGAGGCTGTGAGGCGTTGAAAGATGAAGCAGATTTTATATTTCATATCCCGGAAACTGATGAGCATTTAGCAGCAAGTCTCGCAGTTATTCCGTTGCAGTTACTCGGCTATTATGTTGCAGTTGCCAGAAAATTGGACGTTGACAAGCCCAGAAATCTCGCAAAGAGCGTTACTGTTGAGTGA
- a CDS encoding 30S ribosomal protein S21, whose product MTTVTRKDGETLEDTLRRFKREVARVGTLREARRREHYEKPSDAKKIKRAEAARKRKSMRHRNPI is encoded by the coding sequence TTGACTACAGTAACCCGTAAAGACGGCGAGACTCTGGAAGATACGCTCCGAAGATTTAAACGCGAAGTCGCCAGAGTAGGCACATTGAGAGAAGCCCGCAGACGTGAGCACTACGAGAAGCCCAGTGACGCAAAGAAAATCAAACGCGCCGAGGCAGCCCGCAAACGCAAATCAATGCGGCACAGGAATCCGATCTAA